CGAGATTGGCGGGGTCGTAGAGCACATCGTTAATTCGCCGAAGAATCCAGACCATCAACGGCTCGATTAAATCGGCATACTGCTCATTGTTGACGCCCGCGAAATCGAAGCACTGCACACGCGAAAATGACAGGCTGTCTTCCACGTTGTCGAAGATGGCATGATAGACACCGCCACGAACCCATTTTGCGAGGTAGCGGTCGAGCTTCTTCGGAAGGTAGAGATTCGAGAGTCGGCGATTCTCGGGGTCGAGCAGGTACATATCCCGCACAGCCTTATGAATCACGTCGTCGTCTTCCGGCTCTAGCGCTGCTCCGCCGTTTGTGAGCAGCAGTTTGACGAACGAGTAAAGGAACTTGATGTTGCTTTCCGTCGGCTCCAGGGCGAAGGGATTGACGCGGGGGCCGTCTTTGCCGATGCGGTCAACCCGCCCGCCGTACAGTTCGACGACACTCTCGTAGCTACCGCCGATATCGAAGATGTAAGTGAAGCCACCGTACTTCTGCTCCAGAGCAACGAGCGCATTGCCGTGGACCGACTTCCCGGACCCTGTAGGACCGAGGATAAGCATCACTCGCACGCCATCCACATACACATCCTGAAAGAAGGGCGTCCGCGTGCGTGTTTCAAGAACATTGAGATATTCCGCATCGAGATCGTCGGAGTGAGGGTGTCCGAGGTGCGGAGCGAACAGCGAGGACAGCCGCGCATGATGCTCCTCACTTAACCACAGCGGGAAGACGTTGAACTTCGCGTTGCCGGGGAACATCGCATAGAACGCAGACAAATTGCCAAGAGTCTCCTCAATGATCTGCGCCCGTGCATCGACGAAGATACGATGGACGGCAGGAGCGACATCGCGCAGTTGCTCCGGGCTGCGTGCGGATACGAGCAGCCGGAGCGAGTATTCGCCCTGGGCTTTCTGATCGAGCGAGCGGATGACCTCGCTCAGGTCATCGACGCTGCTGTTGGCGGCCTTTGCCCCGGCCCCGGCATCGAGCGACGGGAAGTTGCGTCCGCTCATCACCCGCGTCAGCACACCGACTTTGAAGAAGTTGATGAACTTTTCCTGCGCGTTGATCTCCCGGCGCGCGGCCGTTGTGGACTTCGGCCGCCAGGTCGAGCAGAGGATGCTGTCGCAATCGAGGGTCATGAGATTGGAAAAGAGGCACGGTCTTGACGCCTCCGGCGTCGTCTTGAGCGAGAACATCTGCACATAGCGTCTGCCGATGCGCAGATGATCGCTTTGCCATACGACCGGGCTCTTCACGATCTGCCGGTCTACGCCGCCATTGTTGCGGAGCTGATCGGCGGAAGCCCATTCTTCCAGGTTGAACAGGTAGGAAAAGAATTGGAATGCAGCATCCTTATTGAGCAGCTTCAGGCCTATCGAACGCCTAAGATGGCCCTCCAGAATGGTCGCTGTCTTTTGCAGTTCTGCGAGCATTCGTGAATTGTTCGCGGTATGTTCCTTCGGCTTCTGCTCAAAGGCTCGGATCTTCGACGGCTCTATCGTCAGGCACCAGTGGAGATCGATGCGCCGGAAGCCAGCCGTCTGACCGAGGAAGTTCAGACGGTCATCGACAAACACCTGCGTGACCGGGTTGTACTTCTCCTGGCGGGGAAGATCGAAGCCGGAGATCACGCGGGTGTACTGGTAGAGGCAGGAACCTTCCGGAAGCCCGCGCAATGCACCCTCGATGGACCGCATCTGCGCATCGAGTTCCTGGTCGGTCAAACCCTCTTCGTCGGTGCCCGTCAACGAGAGCAGGCATCCGTAGCCGCCGCCTTTGAGCGCAAAAATGTGCTCATTGACGAAGCGTGCAATCGGCACAATCGAGCATGCGGCTCCGGCCTTTGCGTACCACGGGACGAATTTTGACTGGCTACTGTTTGCGCGGGTCATAGTAACTTTTCTGGCTGAGGCTCAGGCCCCAGAGCTGAAACATCTTCGGGTGCTTGCGGACAATCAGCCACGCGGATACTGCAAGCGTGGGAAATGCAAGCAAAGCCACCAGACGAAACCCGACGAGAAAAACCGCTACGCAGACGAATAGGATCGTCATCCATGCGCTGAGGTCGAGGCCCAGTTTGGCCCGCGGCCTGTTGAGCGCCTGATTGATCGGCAGCGGTTCTCCTCGCCTGGTCATGGCCGCTCACCGTCACAGTTGCTGGCCGGTAAGGGAGCCAATCCAGCCAGCGCCCCATCCCAGTACGGCAGCGCCAAAGAGCGCGCCAAATAGTCCTGGGATCGCGTCCTGGAACCGCCCCGTCATCATGCGTATTCCGGCGAAGATCAATCCGCCAAGGCAGATGACCGCACCGGCATACATGGCAAAGGTCTGGAAAGTTTGCACCAGCGTGTCCGCACCAGAGAAGTCCATCGTTCCCTGAGCATGGGCTGCGCTGCCCACTGCCATGAATGCCAGGGAAATCAGTGTCGGACGCATCACGTAGAGTGAGTGTTTCAGGTTTTGCTTCGACAGGAGCTTTGCCGAACGACGGAGAAGGGAATGGGACGGTCGGAAGGTTTGTTCTTTCATCCGAACCGGACGGCGGATTCTGAGCATCTTTGCACCTCCGCTGACTTGGTGTTCGCCAGCTATGGCGCAAAGCTACTGCTGCTTCAGGAATGCGTCCAATGACTTTTGGGGAGAACGTCATGCCTCTGAGGCATGACGGCGCTAGGTGAGGGAGGTTCTAGAGCTCATAGTCTTTGATGGTTCTGGGTGTCCCAGCACCACCACGGAACAGGATTCCTTTTATGGTGGGTTGATAGGAGACAGAACTAGAGAACGATGTTCCATCCGTGAATTCAATCAACGTTTCGCATCCTTCCGTGATGTCTTCGGATATTTTTAGCGACTTGATTGTTTTGCCGATCAATTCGGTGCATTCCACAAAATCTCTTGTCACGCCCGGTCTCCTTCATGCGTGCCATGCTGCCCCTTATTAGGGGATTCGTCAAGCCTTTTCGACACTAAAAAGGTGAAGAAACAACGGAAGCCTGAGACTCGCGTATCCCGCAAGGGCAGGACGACGCAGCATCAGGCTCTCTACGACAGCTTTCTTCAAAAGTTGATTTCGGCTCGCGAAGAGGCAGGGCTGACACAGAGAGAGGTTTCCGCCCGTATGGGCAGAGCACATTCTTTCCTCTCGAAATGCGAAACGGGCGAACGTAGCATCGAAGTGTTTGAACTCATCCAACTCGCCCAGATCTACGACAAGCCTCCGCAGCATTTTCTGATTCCTGATTAGCGATCATCTTAAAAAGCCCCGAGGCGAGTCTAATTCAGACCGCCCATGTATTCACGGAGTGCAGATGTTGTTTGTGCTACGCCTTGCACTTCCAGCATAGTGAGGTATTCATCCGCAGATTCGGGCGGATTTTGGGAGCTGCTTCGATGGTTTTTGGCGGCCTCGACCGCCAAGCATTTGGTGCGCATTAGGCAACTAGCTTGCC
The DNA window shown above is from Acidobacterium capsulatum ATCC 51196 and carries:
- a CDS encoding VirB4 family type IV secretion system protein, encoding MTRANSSQSKFVPWYAKAGAACSIVPIARFVNEHIFALKGGGYGCLLSLTGTDEEGLTDQELDAQMRSIEGALRGLPEGSCLYQYTRVISGFDLPRQEKYNPVTQVFVDDRLNFLGQTAGFRRIDLHWCLTIEPSKIRAFEQKPKEHTANNSRMLAELQKTATILEGHLRRSIGLKLLNKDAAFQFFSYLFNLEEWASADQLRNNGGVDRQIVKSPVVWQSDHLRIGRRYVQMFSLKTTPEASRPCLFSNLMTLDCDSILCSTWRPKSTTAARREINAQEKFINFFKVGVLTRVMSGRNFPSLDAGAGAKAANSSVDDLSEVIRSLDQKAQGEYSLRLLVSARSPEQLRDVAPAVHRIFVDARAQIIEETLGNLSAFYAMFPGNAKFNVFPLWLSEEHHARLSSLFAPHLGHPHSDDLDAEYLNVLETRTRTPFFQDVYVDGVRVMLILGPTGSGKSVHGNALVALEQKYGGFTYIFDIGGSYESVVELYGGRVDRIGKDGPRVNPFALEPTESNIKFLYSFVKLLLTNGGAALEPEDDDVIHKAVRDMYLLDPENRRLSNLYLPKKLDRYLAKWVRGGVYHAIFDNVEDSLSFSRVQCFDFAGVNNEQYADLIEPLMVWILRRINDVLYDPANLGVPKHILVEEIFSSMKNRQLLEGALTSIKTVRKNLGGVTLIGQSADDLGDNADSIVNSCSSFLFLKDATFNRKRYAELFKLNEQQIALFESLQDREALYIRRDGLTKVVILNLDKRSYATFTTKPKDRVLRSKLIAKYGLADGIDRFARGETL
- a CDS encoding VirB3 family type IV secretion system protein yields the protein MTRRGEPLPINQALNRPRAKLGLDLSAWMTILFVCVAVFLVGFRLVALLAFPTLAVSAWLIVRKHPKMFQLWGLSLSQKSYYDPRKQ
- a CDS encoding helix-turn-helix domain-containing protein, with translation MKKQRKPETRVSRKGRTTQHQALYDSFLQKLISAREEAGLTQREVSARMGRAHSFLSKCETGERSIEVFELIQLAQIYDKPPQHFLIPD